In Zea mays cultivar B73 chromosome 7, Zm-B73-REFERENCE-NAM-5.0, whole genome shotgun sequence, the following proteins share a genomic window:
- the LOC103632601 gene encoding UPF0481 protein At3g47200 — protein sequence MATRRMEQCAWVAEVERAVADGGASSEESSRWRQQCIYRVPTCIKNLNRKAYQPQVVSLGPFHHGEPQLRPMDTHKRRALVHFLRRARKPLAAFAGAVAAAGERLEAAYEGLGDEWRVGGGAAERFVELMVTDGCFLLETMRTATGWEVNDYDGEDPVFSAHGLLYNVPYIRRDMLMIENQLPLLVLDRLLAVENGKDGNEDVINRIVLLFLSPTAAWPLTTGTGLALHPLDMFRRSLLCGSPTPSGGPRAPPPDSPDDIIRSAEELYEAGVRFRRSATSSFLDIRFHRGTLYLPAIVVDDTTEYVLLNLMAFERLHVGAGNDVTAYVFFMDNMVDSARDVALLTSRRIVYNTVGSDKAVAKLFSGLSRDVVLEPHSALDDVHREVNAYCRKRRNRWRANLVHTYFRSPWSFLSLAAAVFLLVMTVLQTVYTLLPYYSDKS from the exons ATGGCGACCCGTAGGATGGAGCAGTGCGCgtgggtggcggaggtggagcgggcggtggccgacggcggcgcgtcgtcggaggagtcctcGCGGTGGCGGCAGCAGTGCATCTACCGCGTGCCGACGTGTATCAAGAACCTGAACCGTAAGGCGTACCAGCCGCAGGTGGTGTCGCTGGGCCCGTTCCACCACGGCGAGCCCCAGCTGCGGCCCATGGACACGCACAAGCGCCGCGCCCTGGTCCACTTCCTGCGACGCGCGCGCAAGCCTCTGGCGGCGTTCGCGGGCGCAGTCGCCGCGGCGGGCGAGCGGCTGGAGGCCGCGTACGAGGGGCTCGGCGACGAGTGGCGCGTCGGCGGCGGAGCGGCTGAGAGGTTCGTGGAGCTGATGGTGACCGACGGGTGCTTCCTCCTGGAGACGATGCGGACGGCCACCGGCTGGGAGGTGAACGACTACGACGGTGAGGACCCCGTCTTCAGCGCCCACGGCCTGCTCTACAACGTGCCCTACATCCGCCGCGACATGCTCATGATCGAGAACCAGCTGCCGCTGCTCGTCCTGGACCGCCTCCTCGCCGTTGAGAACGGCAAGGATGGG AACGAGGATGTGATCAACCGGATAGTGCTTCTGTTTCTGTCCCCGACGGCGGCGTGGCCGCTGACGACGGGCACCGGCCTGGCTCTCCATCCGCTGGACATGTTCCGCAGGAGCCTCCTCTGCGGTAGTCCGACGCCGTCCGGCGGCCCTCGTGCGCCGCCGCCGGACTCGCCGGACGACATCATCAGGTCGGCGGAGGAGCTGTACGAGGCGGGCGTCAGGTTCAGGCGCAGCGCGACGAGCAGCTTTTTGGACATCCGCTTTCACAGGGGCACGCTGTACCTGCCGGCCATCGTCGTGGACGACACCACCGAGTACGTGCTGCTCAACCTGATGGCGTTCGAGCGCCTGCACGTGGGAGCCGGCAACGACGTCACCGCCTACGTCTTCTTCATGGACAACATGGTGGACTCGGCGCGTGACGTGGCACTGCTCACGTCGCGGCGGATCGTGTACAACACCGTGGGCAGCGACAAGGCGGTGGCCAAGCTCTTCAGCGGCCTGTCCAGGGACGTGGTGCTGGAGCCGCACAGCGCGCTGGACGACGTGCACCGGGAGGTCAATGCCTACTGCCGGAAGCGCCGGAACCGGTGGCGCGCCAACCTGGTGCACACCTACTTCCGGAGCCCCTGGTCGTTCCTCTCCCTCGCTGCCGCCGTCTTCCTCCTCGTCATGACCGTCTTGCAGACTGTCTACACCCTCCTACCGTACTACAGCGACAAGAGCTAG